GTAGGCGCGCCACTCGTGCTCGTACCAGCCTGCGCCGATGCCCATCTCGAGCCGGCCGCCGGAGACGTGATCGACCGTCGCCGCGACCTTCGCCAGGTACGCCGGATTGCGGTAGGCCATGCAGGTGCACATCTGCCCGAGCCTGATCCGCTCGGTCGAGGCGCCGAGCGCGGCCATCAGCGTCCACGCCTCGTGGGTGGCCTCCTCGGTCGGCACCGGGACGGTGTGGAAGTGGTCGTACACCCACAGCGACTCCCACGGACCGGCGTCCACGGACCGGGCGAGGCCGCGCATGGTGGGCCACTGGTCGGCGGGGGCGATGCCGGCGAGGTCGAGCCGCCAGCCTTGCGGGAGGAAGATTCCGAAGCGCATCGCATCAGCCTATTGCCATCGACACGCGCGCCCGACTTCTGCCCTGCCGGCGAACCTGGTGGTGTCGCTGGATTGATCGGGCTCTGCATGCACTCTTGCGTGCAGAGCCCGATCTTCGAGCTCTGCAGGCACTGTTGCGTGCAGAGCCCGATCTTCGAGCGCTGCAGGCACTGTTGCGTGCAGAGCCCGATCGATTCGACTAGCACTGCCTTGTTGCGGCTGCCGGCGCCCAGTGACACGAGTCCGGCAGAACGAGTCCGGCGGAACGAGTCCGGCGACACGAGTCCCGCGACACGAGTCCGGCGAAACAGATCCAGCGCCACTCCCGCCCAGCGCGAGTAGGGGTCCAGCGCCAGTAGGGTCGGGCCGTGCGGACGGGACGACGGCAGGCGCGCGAACTGTTCACGGTCGCGCGGGTCGCGCGGCTGGCCACCGTGTCGCCGGACGGGCGCCCGCACCTCGTCCCGATCGTCTTCGCGCTCGACGGCGACGTCATCTACTCCGTCGTCGACGCCAAGCCCAAGCGCACGATGTCCTTGCAGCGCTTGGCGAACATCGCGGCGAACCCGGCGGTCAGCGCGCTGGTGGACGAATACCACGAGGACTGGACGCGGCTGTGGTGGGCGCGCGCCGACGGCACGGCCCACCTCGTCGCTGACCCCGCGGCTGCGATCACGCTGCTCGCAGTGCGCTACCCGCAGTACCGTGCGATGCCGCCACCCGGACCGGCGATCGCGATCACGGTGAGCGCCTGGTCCGGGTGGTCCGCGTCAGCCCCAGATCTCGGCGGCCGTCTCGACGAACAGCGCTAGCTTGGCGATCTCCTCGTCCTGGGTGAGCTTGTTGCCCTCGACGGTGGAGGAGAAGCCGCACTGCCCGGACAGGCACAGCTGCTCGAGCGGGACGAACTTGGCGGCCTCGTCGATGCGCCGTTTGAGCTCGTCCTTGGACTCCAGCTCCGGTCGCTTGGTGGTGACCAGGCCGAGCACGACCAGCTTGCCGGGCGGGACGAAGCGCAGCGGCTCGAAGCCACCGGAACGCGCGTCGTCGAACTCGAGGAAGAAGCCGTCGACCTCCAGGCCACCGAACAGTGCCTCGGCGACGAAGTCGTAACCACCCTCGGCGGTCCAGGCGGACCGGAAGTTCCCGCGGCACATGTGCGTGGTGACGGTCAGCCCCTCGGGCCGGCCGGCCAGAGCGGCGTTGATCTGCCGGATGTACCGCTCGTGCTGGTGCTCCGCGTCGGCGCCCTTCGCAGCCAGTTGGGCCCGCTGCGCCGGATCGTTCAGGTAGGCCAGGCTGGTGTCGTCCAGTTGCAGATAGGTGCAGCCCAGGGCGGCGATCCCGCTGACCTGCTTGGCGTACGCCGCCGACAGGTCGGCC
This genomic stretch from Jatrophihabitans cynanchi harbors:
- a CDS encoding TIGR03668 family PPOX class F420-dependent oxidoreductase, encoding MRTGRRQARELFTVARVARLATVSPDGRPHLVPIVFALDGDVIYSVVDAKPKRTMSLQRLANIAANPAVSALVDEYHEDWTRLWWARADGTAHLVADPAAAITLLAVRYPQYRAMPPPGPAIAITVSAWSGWSASAPDLGGRLDEQR
- a CDS encoding 5-methyltetrahydropteroyltriglutamate--homocysteine S-methyltransferase, coding for MAQRTTPPFRADHVGSLLRPPHLLQARADHAAGTITAEQLRAIEDDAIRDVVRLQEGIGLQTATDGEFRRTSWHMDFIYQLQGVHRTDEKIEVHFRNAQGDLDFTSAALRVDGKVGLGDEPIFGRDFQFLQSTVTTGTPKLTIPSPSMVHYRGGPAAIDRGVYPDEDEFWADLSAAYAKQVSGIAALGCTYLQLDDTSLAYLNDPAQRAQLAAKGADAEHQHERYIRQINAALAGRPEGLTVTTHMCRGNFRSAWTAEGGYDFVAEALFGGLEVDGFFLEFDDARSGGFEPLRFVPPGKLVVLGLVTTKRPELESKDELKRRIDEAAKFVPLEQLCLSGQCGFSSTVEGNKLTQDEEIAKLALFVETAAEIWG